The Methylacidimicrobium sp. B4 genome contains a region encoding:
- a CDS encoding aminodeoxychorismate/anthranilate synthase component II: protein MLLVIDNYDSFTYNLVQYFGELGEDPVVIRHDAIDIPGVARLAPDWIVLSPGPKTPREAGICCEVIRSLGSSVPILGVCLGHQCIGEVFGGRVIRAERLMHGKTSPIHHQGQGIFSGIPSPFEATRYHSLLVERESLPGCLTITAESERGEIMGLQHRSLPIYGVQFHPESILTREGKRILENFLCLHPAARRRPDARGGSESSKPRRSE from the coding sequence ATGCTGCTGGTGATCGATAACTACGATTCCTTTACCTACAACCTCGTCCAGTACTTCGGCGAGCTCGGGGAGGACCCCGTCGTGATCCGTCACGACGCGATCGATATTCCGGGCGTGGCCCGCTTGGCCCCGGATTGGATCGTCCTTTCGCCGGGGCCGAAGACACCGAGAGAGGCAGGCATCTGTTGCGAGGTGATTCGTTCCTTGGGGTCGAGCGTGCCGATCCTTGGGGTATGCCTCGGGCACCAGTGCATCGGTGAAGTCTTCGGGGGACGTGTCATCCGTGCCGAGCGCTTGATGCACGGCAAAACTTCTCCCATCCACCACCAGGGCCAAGGAATCTTTTCCGGAATTCCCTCTCCCTTCGAGGCGACCCGGTATCATTCGCTTTTGGTCGAGCGCGAGAGCCTTCCCGGCTGCCTGACGATCACGGCAGAGAGCGAGCGGGGGGAGATCATGGGCTTGCAGCATCGGAGCCTGCCGATCTATGGCGTGCAGTTTCATCCCGAATCGATTCTCACCCGGGAAGGAAAGCGGATTCTGGAGAATTTTCTCTGCCTGCACCCTGCCGCCCGCCGCAGGCCGGATGCAAGGGGTGGCAGCGAGTCCTCCAAGCCCAGACGTTCCGAGTAA
- the trpE gene encoding anthranilate synthase component I has product MATPERKAFLELTKRGNLIPVYREIVADLDTPVSAFAKVGVDRPFGFLLESAEGGRFGRYSFLGVDPLLVVTVRAGRMRIDHRDGRREELGCGEDPLQELQRLMSRFVPVSLEELPLFSGGAVGFLGYEGATYFEPTIPRARLADLGTPDLLFLLADTVMVFDHHERRIKLIAYAWVEEDPDAAYAEAVERIDRMQEALSRGIERPSLLRPEPAVDLPYSANMEPEEYIRMTEKMADYIRAGDIFQVVPSQRLEVKFAGDALDLYRALRLVNPSPYMFCLRLGEFSLVGSSPEIHVRCQEGKALMRPIAGTRPRPEDPREEEAVIEDLLSDPKERAEHIMLLDLARNDLGRVCSYDSVRVADFFSVEKYSHVLHIVSSVEGRLQPGKDSFDVLRATFPAGTVTGAPKVRAMQIIAELEPTERGPYAGVVGYFGFSGALDSCIAIRTVLLQDGKAFLQAGGGLVADSTPWGEYRESLNKAKAGLKALALASSLR; this is encoded by the coding sequence GTGGCAACCCCGGAGCGGAAGGCTTTCCTGGAGCTCACCAAGAGGGGCAACCTCATCCCCGTCTACCGCGAGATCGTTGCCGACCTCGACACTCCCGTTTCGGCCTTCGCCAAGGTGGGTGTAGATCGACCGTTCGGCTTCCTCCTGGAGTCGGCGGAAGGAGGGCGCTTTGGCCGCTACTCCTTTCTTGGGGTCGACCCGCTCCTCGTGGTGACGGTTCGGGCAGGCCGGATGCGGATCGACCATCGGGATGGACGGAGAGAAGAGCTAGGGTGCGGGGAAGATCCGCTCCAGGAGCTGCAGCGGCTGATGAGCCGCTTTGTGCCGGTCTCTCTGGAAGAACTCCCCCTGTTCAGCGGAGGGGCGGTCGGATTCCTCGGGTACGAGGGGGCCACCTATTTCGAGCCGACGATTCCTCGCGCCCGCCTTGCAGACCTGGGCACGCCCGACCTGCTCTTTCTCCTGGCAGACACTGTGATGGTCTTCGATCATCACGAGCGCCGGATCAAGCTCATCGCCTATGCCTGGGTCGAGGAAGATCCCGACGCGGCGTATGCCGAAGCGGTGGAGCGAATCGACCGGATGCAGGAGGCGCTCAGCCGCGGGATTGAGCGGCCTTCGCTCCTGCGGCCGGAGCCGGCGGTGGACCTGCCCTACAGCGCCAACATGGAGCCGGAGGAGTATATCCGGATGACCGAGAAGATGGCTGACTATATCCGTGCCGGGGACATCTTCCAGGTCGTTCCTTCCCAGAGGCTCGAGGTGAAGTTCGCTGGCGATGCGTTGGATCTCTATCGTGCGCTGCGCCTGGTCAATCCCTCGCCCTACATGTTTTGCCTGCGCCTCGGGGAGTTCTCTCTCGTCGGCTCTTCCCCGGAGATCCACGTTCGCTGCCAGGAAGGGAAGGCTCTCATGCGTCCGATTGCGGGAACCCGGCCTCGACCCGAGGATCCCCGGGAGGAAGAGGCTGTCATTGAGGATCTCCTGTCCGATCCGAAGGAGCGGGCGGAGCATATCATGCTCTTGGACTTGGCGCGCAATGACCTGGGGCGAGTCTGCTCCTACGATTCGGTGCGAGTCGCGGATTTTTTCTCCGTGGAGAAGTACAGCCATGTCCTTCATATCGTCTCGAGCGTGGAAGGGAGGCTCCAGCCGGGCAAGGATTCCTTCGACGTGCTTCGCGCGACCTTCCCGGCGGGCACGGTCACGGGCGCTCCGAAGGTTCGGGCGATGCAGATCATCGCGGAGCTCGAGCCGACCGAGCGGGGGCCGTATGCGGGCGTCGTCGGCTACTTCGGCTTTTCGGGAGCGCTCGATTCCTGCATCGCGATCCGGACGGTCCTTCTCCAAGATGGGAAGGCCTTTCTTCAGGCCGGGGGAGGCCTTGTGGCCGACTCGACCCCATGGGGAGAATATCGGGAGTCGCTCAACAAGGCAAAGGCGGGCCTAAAGGCCCTTGCCCTGGCAAGCTCCCTCCGTTAG
- a CDS encoding energy transducer TonB — protein MERNDYLGYLFSVLIHATILFAAGFFFIQTMEYGMQAGSPATTEVDLAEPPAPEPVPEEPTPPPPPQPEEMALPTPEAKPTPPPPVIKPRPAPKKASAQPGTQGPPSAGKPTQMAVPDYLSNPKPNYPAADRAAGHQGRVILRVHVSAEGRPESVNLLQSSGYSGLDQSALEAVRHWKFRPARIGPIAIPINADVPVNFVLKK, from the coding sequence ATGGAACGAAACGACTATCTCGGATACCTCTTTTCCGTCCTTATCCACGCAACGATCCTCTTCGCTGCTGGTTTCTTCTTTATCCAGACAATGGAGTATGGCATGCAGGCGGGCTCTCCCGCGACAACCGAGGTCGATCTTGCCGAGCCGCCGGCTCCCGAGCCCGTTCCTGAGGAGCCGACACCTCCTCCTCCGCCTCAGCCGGAGGAGATGGCGCTTCCGACTCCGGAGGCCAAGCCCACCCCTCCTCCGCCCGTCATCAAGCCTCGACCGGCGCCCAAGAAGGCGTCCGCTCAACCCGGGACCCAGGGGCCGCCCTCTGCGGGTAAGCCCACCCAGATGGCGGTGCCCGATTACTTGAGCAATCCAAAGCCCAATTATCCGGCAGCCGACCGAGCGGCGGGACACCAGGGCCGGGTGATCTTGCGGGTGCATGTTTCCGCGGAGGGAAGGCCCGAGTCGGTCAATCTGCTGCAAAGCTCCGGATACAGCGGGCTCGACCAGTCCGCGCTCGAAGCGGTGCGTCACTGGAAGTTCCGACCGGCCCGGATTGGGCCGATTGCGATCCCGATCAATGCGGACGTGCCGGTGAACTTCGTTTTGAAAAAATAG